Proteins from a genomic interval of Syngnathus acus chromosome 4, fSynAcu1.2, whole genome shotgun sequence:
- the LOC119121587 gene encoding BMP/retinoic acid-inducible neural-specific protein 3-like — translation MARWPIFSLGLLCWQCLGSARAAAIAPLPNDKPGGPLDWLLSDKGPFHHSPEYIDFVEKNRQGFSTRYKIYREFGRWKVNNLASERRDVSQSSLPLTSEFIRNIRLLGRRPSVQTITDNLIKKYGTHFLLSATLGGEEALTIFVDKRKLSKKAEVSDYSSNSSSVTLEALHQLAASYFIDRESTLRKLHHIQIASTAIKVTETRTGPLGCSNYDNLDSVSSVLVQSPENKVQLQGLQTVLPDYLREDFVQAALSYIACNGEGRFVCKDNDCWCSCDAKFPQCNCPYTDIQAMEESLERITQTWAQLYKDFEESDEFKGFHARLPQKHFLNISTIQHLWSLDTVFHGRYELLENSMRVIAKRAERVIFKLFSLSKRCHRQPQVRLPRERSQAYWLSHFQSLLYCSENNQLGAFSEELHSCSCRYEHVPCQLPPPCAVGEGSACAECAPDNHTRCGGCNQGFTLLQGLCKPMVADSTENYLGFETDLQDLELGYLLQRSDRRLEVHAIFISNDMRLNSWFDPSWRKRMLLTLKSNKYKSNMVHMLLGISLQVCLTKNSTLEPALTLYINPFGGSHSESWYIPVNENGFPDWQATKLDLPFDCYNWTLTLGNKWKTFFETIHVYLRSRITAPNGANDSVYYEPLEVTDPGRNLGYMKINSIQVFGYSMHFDPEAIRDLILQLDYPYTQGSQDTAMLQLLEIRDRVNRLSPQGQPRLDLFACLLRHRLKLTPGEVARIHASLQDFGSRLPNSVEYESIKLCS, via the exons ggAGTTTGGGAGATGGAAGGTGAACAATTTGGCATCGGAAAGAAGAGATGTCTCACAGTCTTCATTACCTTTGACATCCGAGTTCATCAGGAATATTCGACTCCTCGGCCGCAGGCCCAGCGTGCAGACCATCACAGATAACCTGATCAAGAAATACGGGACCCACTTCCTGCTGTCCGCCACACTTGGAG GAGAAGAAGCCCTAACGATATTTGTCGACAAGCGAAAACTCAGCAAGAAGGCCGAAGTGAGCGATTACTCGAGTAATTCGTCCAGCGTGACTCTGGAAGCGCTGCACCAGCTGGCCGCCTCCTACTTCATCGACAGGGAAAGCACTCTGCGCAAGCTGCACCACATCCAGATCGCCTCTACCGCCATCAAG GTGACGGAAACTCGCACTGGTCCCCTTGGATGCAGTAACTATGACAACCTTGACTCTGTTAGCTCAGTGCTGGTTCAGAGCCCTGAAAACAAGGTCCAGCTGCAAG GTTTGCAGACGGTTCTACCCGACTACTTGAGGGAAGATTTTGTGCAAGCTGCTCTCAGCTACATCGCCTGCAACGGGGAAGGCCGCTTTGTCTGCAAGGATAACGACTGCTGGTGTAGCTGTGATGCCAAGTTCCCACAATGCAACTGTCCCTACACCGACATCCAAGCCATGGAGGAGAGTCTGGAGAGAATCACCCAGACGTGGGCGCAGCTTTACAAAGATTTTGAAGAATCAg ATGAATTCAAAGGCTTCCACGCAAGGCTGCCTCAAAAGCATTTCCTGAACATCTCCACCATCCAACACTTGTGGTCACTCGACACCGTGTTCCACGGCCGATATGAGCTGTTGGAGAACAGCATGCGCGTCATTGCCAAGCGTGCAGAGAGAGTCATCTTTAAGCTCTTCAGTTTGAGTAAAAGATGTCACCGACAGCCGCAAGTTCGATTGCCAAGAGAGAG GTCTCAGGCCTACTGGCTGAGTCATTTCCAGTCTCTCTTGTATTGTTCCGAGAACAACCAGCTCGGCGCCTTCTCCGAGGAGCTCCACAGCTGCAGCTGTCGATATGAACACGTCCCCTGTCAGCTCCCCCCGCCCTGTGCCGTCGGGGAAGGCTCCGCTTGTGCTGAGTGCGCGCCAGACAACCACACCCGCTGCGGAGGCTGCAACCAAGGCTTTACCCTCCTACAGGGGCTTTGTAAGCCCATGGTGGCAGATTCCACAGAAAACTACTTGGGCTTCGAGACGGACCTCCAAGATTTGGAACTGGGCTACCTTCTGCAGAGATCGGATCGTAGGCTCGAG gtTCACGCAATTTTCATCAGCAATGACATGCGTCTCAATAGCTGGTTTGACCCGTCCTGGAGAAAGCGTATGCTGCTGACTCTGAAAAGTAACAAGTATAAATCCAACATGGTGCACATGCTGCTGGGAATCTCCCTTCAGGTTTGCCTTACCAAGAACAGCACACTGGAGCCCGCGCTCACCCTCTACATTAACCCCTTTGGAGGGAGCCATTCCGAGAGCTGGTACATTCCCGTCAACGAGAACGGTTTTCCTGACTGGCAGGCCACAAAGTTGGACCTGCCCTTTGACTGTTACAATTGGACTCTGACCCTCGGAAACAAGTGGAAGACGTTCTTCGAAACCATCCACGTGTACCTGCGGAGCCGGATAACCGCACCAAACGGAGCCAATGACAGCGTCTACTACGAACCGTTGGAGGTGACAGATCCTGGACGCAATCTGGGCTACATGAAAATCAACAGCATCCAGGTCTTTGGTTACAGTATGCACTTTGACCCGGAGGCTATCCGTGATTTGATTCTGCAACTGGACTATCCGTACACGCAAGGTTCCCAGGACACGGCCATGCTACAGCTCTTGGAAATACGTGACCGGGTCAACCGGTTGTCGCCACAGGGTCAACCCAGATTGGACCTGTTTGCCTGTCTCCTCCGACACCGACTGAAACTGACTCCCGGCGAGGTAGCTCGCATTCACGCCTCCTTGCAGGACTTTGGCTCCCGTCTGCCCAATTCCGTGGAGTACGAAAGCATCAAGCTTTGCAGTTAA